In a single window of the Flavobacterium sp. W4I14 genome:
- a CDS encoding AraC family transcriptional activator of pobA (product_source=KO:K18954; cath_funfam=1.10.10.60; cog=COG2207; ko=KO:K18954; pfam=PF12833; smart=SM00342; superfamily=46689,51215), with the protein MKEQVIRAVSKFNNELKLQGFKAFQIEEDTADTRTYSRKEFYKICLTTGKSRIHYSDKTYEQEGTILFFGNPHIPYSWETISTAYVGYTILFSEEFFKNSERSESLQQSSFFKIGGTPVLKITEAQRTFLNTIFQKMITEQESDYVFKDELIRNYISLIIHESLKMEPSEGYEKNKNASSRLTSVFLELLERQFPIETTANPLQLRTAQHYAQHLNVHINYLNRAVKEVTGRSTTTHITERILTEAKALLQHTDWSISEIAYALGFDYPTYFNNFFKKITGTNPTAYRLAEV; encoded by the coding sequence ATGAAAGAGCAGGTAATAAGAGCAGTTTCCAAGTTTAACAATGAGCTGAAACTGCAAGGTTTTAAAGCATTTCAAATAGAAGAAGATACTGCTGACACCCGTACCTATAGCCGAAAGGAGTTCTATAAAATCTGCTTAACGACTGGAAAAAGCAGGATTCACTATTCAGACAAAACTTACGAGCAGGAAGGAACGATTCTCTTTTTTGGAAATCCGCACATCCCTTATTCCTGGGAAACCATTTCTACGGCTTATGTTGGCTATACCATTCTTTTTTCGGAAGAATTCTTTAAAAATTCCGAACGGTCTGAAAGTCTGCAACAATCTTCCTTTTTTAAAATCGGCGGAACGCCGGTTTTGAAAATAACCGAAGCGCAAAGAACATTTCTCAATACCATTTTTCAAAAAATGATTACCGAGCAAGAAAGTGATTATGTATTTAAAGATGAGTTGATTCGCAATTACATCAGCCTGATTATCCACGAATCGTTAAAGATGGAACCTTCGGAAGGTTACGAGAAAAACAAAAATGCCTCCTCGAGATTAACTTCCGTTTTTCTGGAGTTGCTCGAAAGACAATTTCCAATTGAAACTACTGCAAATCCGCTTCAGCTAAGAACTGCACAACATTATGCACAACATCTGAATGTACATATCAATTACCTTAATCGCGCAGTAAAAGAAGTAACCGGAAGATCAACAACTACCCATATTACCGAGCGAATTCTCACAGAAGCAAAAGCACTTTTGCAACACACCGACTGGAGCATTTCAGAAATCGCCTACGCGCTAGGATTCGACTATCCCACCTACTTCAACAATTTCTTCAAAAAAATTACCGGAACCAATCCTACTGCATATCGTTTAGCAGAAGTTTGA
- a CDS encoding acetyltransferase-like isoleucine patch superfamily enzyme (product_source=COG0110; cath_funfam=2.160.10.10; cog=COG0110; pfam=PF00132,PF14602; smart=SM01266; superfamily=51161) has translation MSDSNHISGSLPPQKDIFERLLAGETILPADPQIGRLKEEAFAVKELLIQMNNSTNPEEISEILSRILNKEIQDVTVFTPIYINYGKHINIGKNVFINFDCTFLALGGITIEDDVLVGPKVSLITENHPLNPQERNGLIGKPIHIKKNAWIGANATILPGVTIGENAVIAAGAVVTKDVPDHTVVGGIPAKFIKTIQP, from the coding sequence ATGTCAGATTCAAACCATATTTCTGGTTCACTGCCACCTCAAAAAGATATTTTTGAGCGGCTTTTAGCTGGTGAAACCATACTCCCTGCCGATCCGCAAATTGGCAGATTGAAGGAAGAAGCATTCGCTGTGAAAGAATTGCTTATTCAGATGAATAATTCCACAAATCCTGAAGAAATCTCGGAAATACTGAGTAGGATTTTAAATAAAGAAATTCAGGATGTTACCGTCTTCACACCGATATACATCAATTACGGTAAGCACATCAACATTGGCAAAAACGTATTCATCAATTTCGACTGCACCTTTCTGGCATTGGGCGGAATAACCATTGAAGATGATGTTTTAGTTGGTCCAAAGGTCAGCCTTATTACAGAAAATCATCCTTTAAATCCTCAGGAAAGAAACGGACTGATAGGCAAGCCCATCCACATCAAAAAAAATGCGTGGATTGGCGCCAATGCTACTATTTTACCTGGTGTTACCATTGGTGAAAATGCTGTAATTGCAGCAGGAGCAGTAGTTACAAAAGATGTTCCTGATCATACAGTTGTGGGTGGAATTCCGGCAAAGTTCATTAAAACTATTCAACCTTAA
- a CDS encoding hypothetical protein (product_source=COG4925; cleavage_site_network=SignalP-noTM; cog=COG4925; pfam=PF18050; superfamily=50891): MKMKAIILVLMIGMQLNACSKDENPEQADTRNTSSNTTTMKITIGSSVFTAVLYDNPSATAFKARLPLTINMTELNGNEKYYDFPSPLPTNALVGGNIKVGDLTLYGNNVLVLFIKISTPHTVIQNLDM; this comes from the coding sequence ATGAAAATGAAAGCTATAATTCTGGTTCTGATGATTGGCATGCAACTTAACGCCTGTTCCAAGGATGAAAATCCTGAACAAGCGGACACGCGGAATACGTCATCAAATACAACTACAATGAAAATTACAATCGGCTCATCAGTTTTTACAGCAGTATTATATGACAACCCAAGTGCAACTGCATTTAAAGCCAGGCTACCGCTTACCATAAATATGACTGAACTAAATGGCAATGAAAAATACTACGATTTTCCCAGCCCGCTGCCTACAAATGCTTTAGTTGGAGGTAATATAAAAGTTGGTGACCTAACGCTTTACGGAAATAATGTTTTGGTGCTTTTTATAAAAATTTCAACACCTCATACAGTTATACAAAACTTGGATATGTAG